CAAGGATCCCATGAATTTGCGCTTCGAGCCGGAAACGCCCAGCTATTGGATTCGCCGCGATCCCCCCGGGCCGGCCCCCGACACCATGAAGAATCAATTCTAGGAAGGAAGACATGGCCTTTCTGGCGGAACTCTGGACCTTTCTACGGGTCCGCAAGAAATTCTGGCTGGTCCCCGTCATCGTTGTGATGGCGATGTTCGGCGGGCTGATCGTGCTGAGCCAGGGCTCGGCCGTCGCCCCGTTCATCTATACCCTCTTTTAGGGGTTTGGCGCGTGCGGGTCCTCGGCATTTCGGCCTTCTATCACGACAGCGCGGCGGCGCTCATCGAGGACGGCCGGATCGTTGCCGCCGCCCAGGAAGAGCGCTTCACCCGCAAAAAGCATGATTCCGGGTTTCCCCACCGCGCCATCGATTTTTGCATGGAGCGGGCAGGGATCGGCCTGGAAGAGGTCGATTCGGTCGTCTTCTACGACAAGCCGTTCCTCAAGTTCGAACGGCTTCTGGAGACCTATCTGTCCTTCGCGCCGAGGGGCTTCGCGTCCTTCCGCATGGCCATGCCGGTGTGGCTGCGCGAAAAGTTGTTCCAGAAGGACCTGTTGCATAAGGAATTGCGCAAGCACGGACCGAACTTCGACTGGAAGAACCGTCTGCTGTTCGCTGAACATCACCAGAGCCATGCCGCCAGCGCCTTTTATCCGTCGCCATTCGACGAGGCCGTCGTGCTGACCATGGATGGTGTCGGCGAATGGACGACGGCCTCGGTTGCCATCGGCCGCGGCAACAGCCTGGAGATGATCAAGGAGATCCATTTCCCGCATTCCCTGGGACTGCTGTATTCGGCCTTCACCTATTACACCGGATTCAGGGTCAATTCCGGCGAGTACAAGGTCATGGGCTTGGCCCCTTACGGGGAGCCGCGCTATCGCGATCTCATCTTGGACAACCTGATCGACCTCAAGGACGATGGTTCGTTCCGCCTGGATCAGTCCTATTTCGATTACTGCACCGGCCTGACCATGACCAACGGGCGCTTCGCCGCGCTGTTCGGCGGCCCGGCCCGGCGGCCCGACGAGCCGCTGACGCCCCGGCACATGGATCTGGCGGCCTCCATCCAAGCGGTGACCGAGGAGGTGATGGTGCGCACCACCCGGCACCTCGCCGCCGAAACCGGGCAGCGCAACCTCTGCCTGGCCGGCGGCGTCGCGCTCAACTGCGTGGCCAACGGCAAGATCCTGCGTGACGGCCGGTTCGCGGATCTGTGGGTCCAGCCGGCGGCGGGCGACGCCGGCGGCGCCCTGGGGGCGGCGCTTACCGCCTACCATAACTTTCACGGCCGGCCGCGTACCGCGAGCGGGTCGGGCGACGCCATGGCCGGGGCCTACCTGGGGCCCGATTTCGCTCAAACCGATATCGAGCGGCGCCTGACGGCGACGGGCGCCCGCTTTTCGGTGCTGGCGGATGACGAGGTCATCGCCACCGCCGCCCGGGCATTGGCCGACGGCCGCGCGGTCGGCTGGTTCCAGGGCCGCATGGAATTCGGTCCCCGCGCCCTGGGCGCTCGCTCCATCCTGGGCGACGCCCGCTCGCCCTCCATGCAGAAGATGCTGAATCTCAAGGTGAAATACCGCGAATCGTTCCGCCCCTTCGCGCCCTCGGTGCTGGCCGAGGACGCCGCCGACTGGTTCGAAATGGAAGGCGACAGCCCCTACATGCTGCTGGTCGCCGACGTCCGGAAGGAGCGCCGGCGCGCCATGACGGACGTCGAGACGGCCCTCTTCGGCATCGACAAGTTGAACGTCGTGCGCTCGGAGATCCCGGCCGTCACCCACGTCGACTATTCGGCCCGCATCCAGACCGTGCACGCCGACACCAACCCCCGCTACCACGCCCTGATTTCGGCCTTCAAGGCGCTGACCGGCTGCCCGGTCGTCGTCAATACCAGCTTCAACGTGCGCGGCGAGCCCATCGTCTGCACCCCGGAAGACGCCTTCCATTGTTTCATGGGCACCGACATCGAGGCCCTGGCCGTCGGCAACTGCTGGCTCACCAAGGAAGACCAGGACTCCGCACTCAAGCTTGACTACAAGAACGCCTTTAAACTGGATTGACGCCACCGACGCTATGGCGATGGGGCCCCAGTTTGTCGCCGGACCAGTGCCGATTTCACTTCAGGGAACGTCCTGGCCAGGGTACGCGAAGACAACACGGCTGTGGCCATCACGTCGTGGCCATTGGCGTTCCAGTGGCCGTTGAACGGAAACTCGAAACGCTCGTCAGTCTTTTCGTGCCGCTCTATGAACAGTGGGGTTAGGTCGCGAACCTCAAAGCCGCGGGCGATGCCGGCGGCGGCCATGTAGCGATGCATCACGGCGGGGAAGCTATCTTGGATGGTAGCCAGTTTGGCGGCGTCATAGAGTTCGGTACGCAGTCCGTCGAGAACGATGAGGATGCGTTCCGGAGGCAGGCCGCTCTCGTGTGGCAGCAAGTCCAGGAAGCGATCAACGTGACGCTGCGCCCGTGCGACCCGCTCTCTCTCCACGCGGGCGTCGGTATTGGCAACGTAATGGCTGGGCCCATCCGGTTCGGTCAATACGCTCCATAACATACCTAATTTTTCGGGCAAGGCGGTCACTTGCAGGTTGCGATACAGGTAAGCGACAAGTGCCGAGCGGCGCAGAAGGCCGCGCCACCAGGGATCGGTCGGCCGGTCGCTGCGTTTGAGGATCAGACTGCCGGTAGCGTCCTCGGCAAAATATGCCATGCCCCGGAATCCCGCTGAAAACTCATCGCCTCCCATTCCCACGCGTGGTAGGTCGTAATCGTTGGCAACGACGTTTACGACCAGCATATCGGGGGTGAAGGCATGGTGCGCGTAACGGGCCCACGCCAGATACTGCGCGAAAGAAGCGTAGGCGGCGCCGAATGCGTAAACATCGATGTTCGGCGTCAGCTTTTCATGAAGGCGGCCGTGAACAGACTCCTTCCAATCAACTTGAACAGCTTCGACGAAGCTGTCGCCGATCACGGCTAACACGGGCTTGGTCGGCGGAGAGACATAGTTTATGTCGCTGAGGAAACCCTCATTATTTGTCCGCCGGATGCGGCCATTTTTCATGTCCCAATCTTGGGAATAGCGGAATTCGCGGTTTGGTACGAAATGGTAAAGGGGCTGGCTGTCATTAATGGCCGGCACGATCAGCCCCTCGTTGTAAGGCAGGAAGCGGAGAACAATCTCCGCGACAATCAGCGATGAAATGAAACCTATCGTCACGGCAGCAAGGGGAAGCATCATCTGCCGAACACACGTCATGCTTTTCATTTTTTCGCTCTGGCATTGCGGTTCGGTCACGAATACTCAGACCAGAACCGGATATTGCCTCTTCCCGTGATTACGGCCCACTAGGGCTGGTGACATAATCCTCCGGGACTCGAGGAAAATTTTGATCCATATAGGCTTTGCTGGTAAGGAAGGCCGCCTGGATTGTCAAGAACGAGGTGCCTCCGGGGCGAGGCGGCGAGACGCGTGTGAAGATCCTTTTTGTTACCTCCAACCGCATCGGCGATTGCGTCCTGTCGACCGGGCTGCTTTCCCACCTGCTGGAGGCGTATCCGGATGCCCGGTTCACCATCGGCTGCGGGCCGGCTCCGGCCCCCCTGTTCCGGGCGGTTCCCAGGCTGGATCGCGTCATCATCATGGACAAGGGGCCGCGCAAGGTCCACTGGCGCAAGCTTTGGCGGGAAACGGCTTTCCATCTGTGGGATCTGGTGGTCGACCTGCGGGCGTCGGCATTTGCCTGGATCGTGCCGGCGCGCCGGCGCATCACCTTTCGCCCGGGCAAGGCGGCCGTCCATCGCGTCCGCCAACTGGGCGCGCTGATCAACCGCCAGGAGGCGCCGCCGGCGCCCCGGCTGTGGTTGGACGAGGCCGCCCGCGCCGAGGCCATCCGCCAGATCCCGGCCGGGCCGCCGGTGCTGGCGGTGGGGCCGACGGCCAATTGGCCGGGTAAGCAATGGCCGGTCGGGCGCTTTGCCGAACTCGTCGGCCGGCTGAGCGGCGAAACCGGGTTGCTGCCCGGCGCCCGCGTGGCTGTGTTCGGCTCGCCCTCCGAGCATGCGGTGGCCGAGCCGGTGCTGGCCGCCATCCCGCCCGCGCGGTGCATCGATCTAGTCGGTGGGGTCGACCTTCCCGGTGTCGCCGCCTGCCTGGGCCGCTGCGCATTCTATGTCGGCAACGATTCCGGGCTGATGCACATGGCGGCGGCGACGGGCGTTCCCACCCTCGGCCTGTTCGGCCCCAGCAACGACGCCCATTTCGCGCCGTGGGGCGAAAGGGCCTCCTTCGTGCGGGGCGGGCGGTCGTTTCACGAGTATATTGAGGCGCCTGGGTACGACTATCGGACCACGACGAGCCTGATGGACGACCTGTCGGTGGAGCGGGTGGTCGAGGCCGCGGCGGAACTGTGGAAAAGGTGCGCGACATGAAGAGCGGACGGCCGACCCTCAGCGCGCTGGTGGTTGCGCACAACGAGGAGGGCCAGTTGGCCGCCTGCCTGGAGCGGCTGGTTTCGGCCGACGAGATCGTCGTCGTCCTCGATAAGTGCACCGATGCTTCCAGGGACATCGCGTTGCGCTTCACCGACCGTCTGAGCGAAGGCAGCTGGACGATCGAAGGGGCACGGCGCAATGCCGGACTGGAGGCCTGTACCGGCGACTGGATCCTCGAGGTGGACGCCGACGAGCGGGTACCGGCCGCGCTCATCGAGGAAATCCGTGCGGCCATCGCCGATGCGGAATCGGGATATTTCCTGGTGCCGTTCGACAACTACGTGGGTAGCCGGCTGGTCCGCTATGGCTGGGGCGCGTCGTGGGGCGTATCGGCGGCGCCGCGGCTGTCGGCGCGCGGTGCCAAGCGTTGGGGCGAACAGCGGATCCACCCTCGCCTGCAGTTGAGCGGCCCCAAGCGGTGGCTGAAGACTCCCATCGACCACTATGTCGATGCCAGCATTTCCGACATGATCCTTAGGCTCGACCGTTATACGACGGCGCGGGCCCAGGACCTGCGTGAAAGCGGCGACATCGGCAGCTTCGCCAACAATCTGCGCCGCATGATCTCGCGCTTCGCCAAATGCTATGTCGGCCGCAAGGGATACCGCGAAAGCCACTACGGCTTCCTCATCGCCCTTTTCGCGGCCCTCTATCCGATGCTGTCCTACCTCAAGGCGCGGCTGGAACGCGACTGACGGCGGATCATCGCGCGGGGAGGATCGGTGC
The window above is part of the Shumkonia mesophila genome. Proteins encoded here:
- a CDS encoding DUF5989 family protein, which produces MAFLAELWTFLRVRKKFWLVPVIVVMAMFGGLIVLSQGSAVAPFIYTLF
- a CDS encoding glycosyltransferase family 2 protein is translated as MKSGRPTLSALVVAHNEEGQLAACLERLVSADEIVVVLDKCTDASRDIALRFTDRLSEGSWTIEGARRNAGLEACTGDWILEVDADERVPAALIEEIRAAIADAESGYFLVPFDNYVGSRLVRYGWGASWGVSAAPRLSARGAKRWGEQRIHPRLQLSGPKRWLKTPIDHYVDASISDMILRLDRYTTARAQDLRESGDIGSFANNLRRMISRFAKCYVGRKGYRESHYGFLIALFAALYPMLSYLKARLERD
- a CDS encoding carbamoyltransferase family protein, yielding MRVLGISAFYHDSAAALIEDGRIVAAAQEERFTRKKHDSGFPHRAIDFCMERAGIGLEEVDSVVFYDKPFLKFERLLETYLSFAPRGFASFRMAMPVWLREKLFQKDLLHKELRKHGPNFDWKNRLLFAEHHQSHAASAFYPSPFDEAVVLTMDGVGEWTTASVAIGRGNSLEMIKEIHFPHSLGLLYSAFTYYTGFRVNSGEYKVMGLAPYGEPRYRDLILDNLIDLKDDGSFRLDQSYFDYCTGLTMTNGRFAALFGGPARRPDEPLTPRHMDLAASIQAVTEEVMVRTTRHLAAETGQRNLCLAGGVALNCVANGKILRDGRFADLWVQPAAGDAGGALGAALTAYHNFHGRPRTASGSGDAMAGAYLGPDFAQTDIERRLTATGARFSVLADDEVIATAARALADGRAVGWFQGRMEFGPRALGARSILGDARSPSMQKMLNLKVKYRESFRPFAPSVLAEDAADWFEMEGDSPYMLLVADVRKERRRAMTDVETALFGIDKLNVVRSEIPAVTHVDYSARIQTVHADTNPRYHALISAFKALTGCPVVVNTSFNVRGEPIVCTPEDAFHCFMGTDIEALAVGNCWLTKEDQDSALKLDYKNAFKLD
- a CDS encoding glycosyltransferase family 9 protein, producing MKILFVTSNRIGDCVLSTGLLSHLLEAYPDARFTIGCGPAPAPLFRAVPRLDRVIIMDKGPRKVHWRKLWRETAFHLWDLVVDLRASAFAWIVPARRRITFRPGKAAVHRVRQLGALINRQEAPPAPRLWLDEAARAEAIRQIPAGPPVLAVGPTANWPGKQWPVGRFAELVGRLSGETGLLPGARVAVFGSPSEHAVAEPVLAAIPPARCIDLVGGVDLPGVAACLGRCAFYVGNDSGLMHMAAATGVPTLGLFGPSNDAHFAPWGERASFVRGGRSFHEYIEAPGYDYRTTTSLMDDLSVERVVEAAAELWKRCAT